A window of Aquibium oceanicum genomic DNA:
CGTCGTCTTCATCCCTCCGTCGAAGCTCGAGGACGTGGTCGCCCGCGCCGAGACGCTGATGGAGAAGGAAGAGCAGATGAAGGCCGACCTGCTCGCCGGGATGGACGTCCTCGAGGTCGACCGAAAGTACAACTACGAGAACATGCTGAAGAAATGACCAGCCATCCGCACCAGACCCTCATCGACGCCTTCTCCGAATTCTCGACCTCGACGATATCGGACGCCTGCGACAAGCTCGGCATCGCGGCCGGCTGCCTCGGCATTTCGGCCGTCAGCAAGTGCCGCCGCATGGTCGGCACGGCCTATACGGTACGCTACGTGCCCGTCGGCGAGACGAAGGGCACCGTCGGCGACTACATCGACGAGGTCCGCCCCGGCGACATCGTGGTGCTCGACAACCAGGGCCGCACGGATTGCACGGTCTGGGGCGACATCCTGACCATCGTCTCGGGCGCGAAGAAGATCGCCGGCACGCTGATCGAAGGCGTCTGCCGCGACCTCGACGGCATCGACGAGAACGACTACCCGCTGTTCGCCCGCGGCGTCTTCATGATGACCGGCAAGGACCGGGTAATGGTGGACGGAACGCAGGTGACGGTCTCCGTCGGCAACCGCCAGGTTCGGCCCGACGACATGATCATCGGCGATGCGAGCGGCGTTGTCGTGGTGCCGAAGGAACGCGCGAAGGAGGTGCTGGAGATCGCTCAGTCGATCGAGGCGGCCGAAAGCGCCATCGTCGACGCCGTGCGTGGCGGCGCCAGCATAGCCGAGGCGCGCCGGGCGCACGGCTACCACACGCTCCAGACCAAGGGCTGAAACCTGGCGGTCGTGTTGTAAGCTATCTCGCGGCGGCTATACTCGCCCTCGTTTCGACATGGCCTGACGGCCGAAAGAGAAGAGCGCCGCGCATTGGCCAGATCAGGTGGAAAGCGGACGAGGTCCGATCCCCGCGACACGTTCGCATTCGCGCCCGAGCCGATCCGCCGCATCGGCGAGACGCTCGGCGACCTGACAATCAAGCAGAAGCTGTTGGCGCGTTTCATGCTCCAGCATCCCGAAAAGATCGGCTTCCTGTCCATCCGCGATCTCGCCGAACAGGTCGGTGTGTCGACCGCCACCGTGTCGCGTCTCTGCTCGCAGCTTGGCTATTCGGGCTACGACGAACTGGGACGCGAGGTGCAGCAGAGCCTGCAGTACGAGATGTCGACGCCCGCCCGGCTGCGCATGCTCAACGACGTCGCCGACCAGGCCGGCGATGCGCCGCAGACCGCCTTCGACCGGGTGGTCGACATGGAAACCCAGAACCTCCTGCTTTTGCGCCGCATGGCGGACCGCGACATGCTGCTTGGCTGCGTGGAAGAGTTGCACGACGCCG
This region includes:
- a CDS encoding RraA family protein; this encodes MTSHPHQTLIDAFSEFSTSTISDACDKLGIAAGCLGISAVSKCRRMVGTAYTVRYVPVGETKGTVGDYIDEVRPGDIVVLDNQGRTDCTVWGDILTIVSGAKKIAGTLIEGVCRDLDGIDENDYPLFARGVFMMTGKDRVMVDGTQVTVSVGNRQVRPDDMIIGDASGVVVVPKERAKEVLEIAQSIEAAESAIVDAVRGGASIAEARRAHGYHTLQTKG